A genomic segment from Thermus tengchongensis encodes:
- a CDS encoding MogA/MoaB family molybdenum cofactor biosynthesis protein → MFRVGILTVSDKGFRGEREDTTHLAIREALKAGPFEVAAYEIVPDEPPLIKKVIRLWADREGLDLILTNGGTGLAPRDKTPEATRELLDKEVPGLAELMRLRGLEKTPMAALSRGLAGVRGKSLILNLPGSPKGARESLEAVLPVLPHALSLVTGKTWREGHHE, encoded by the coding sequence ATGTTCCGCGTGGGCATCCTGACCGTGTCCGACAAGGGCTTCCGTGGGGAGCGAGAGGACACCACCCACCTGGCCATCCGCGAGGCCCTAAAGGCTGGGCCCTTCGAGGTGGCGGCCTACGAGATCGTCCCCGATGAGCCTCCCCTGATCAAGAAGGTCATCCGGCTTTGGGCCGACCGGGAGGGCCTGGACCTGATCCTCACCAATGGGGGCACGGGCCTGGCCCCCAGGGACAAGACCCCCGAGGCCACCCGGGAGCTTCTGGACAAGGAGGTGCCGGGCCTTGCCGAGCTCATGCGCCTTAGGGGCCTGGAGAAGACCCCCATGGCGGCCCTTTCCCGGGGCCTGGCGGGGGTGCGGGGCAAAAGCCTCATCCTGAACCTGCCGGGGAGCCCCAAGGGGGCCCGGGAGTCCTTGGAAGCGGTCCTCCCCGTCCTCCCCCACGCCCTGAGCCTCGTCACCGGCAAGACCTGGCGGGAGGGGCACCATGAGTAG
- a CDS encoding aminotransferase class I/II-fold pyridoxal phosphate-dependent enzyme, whose amino-acid sequence MSRVPEASVFLVVDEAKRKAREKGIPLLDLSIGSTDLLPPPEPLQALREALADPSTYGYCLKSCTLPFLEEASRWYEGRYGLRLDPRREALALIGSQEGLAHLLLALTEPHDLLLLPEVAYPSYFGAARVASLRTHLIPLREDGLADLSRVPESIWKEAKVLLLNYPNNPTGALADWGYFEEALALAERHGLWLVHDNPYVDQVYQGEAPSPLALPGGKERVVELFSLSKSYNLAGFRLGFALGNEEAIGRLERVKGVVDFNQYAGILRMGVAALKTPREVTRGFAQVYRERALGMAEALEGALSLLPPKATMYLWGRLPEGVDDLEFALSLVERGVALAPGRGFGPGGKGWVRIALVRPLKELLEAARILKEALD is encoded by the coding sequence ATGAGTAGGGTGCCCGAAGCCTCGGTCTTCCTGGTGGTGGACGAGGCCAAACGCAAGGCCCGGGAGAAGGGCATTCCCCTCTTGGACCTCTCCATCGGCTCCACCGACCTCCTGCCCCCGCCCGAACCCCTTCAGGCCCTAAGGGAGGCCCTCGCCGACCCCAGCACCTACGGCTACTGCCTGAAAAGCTGCACCCTGCCCTTCCTGGAAGAGGCCTCTCGCTGGTACGAGGGCCGCTACGGCCTGCGTCTAGACCCCAGGCGGGAGGCCCTGGCCCTCATCGGCAGCCAGGAAGGCCTGGCCCACCTCCTCCTGGCCCTCACCGAGCCCCACGACCTCCTCCTTCTGCCCGAGGTGGCCTACCCCAGCTACTTTGGCGCGGCCCGGGTGGCCTCCTTAAGGACCCACCTCATCCCCTTGCGGGAAGATGGCCTGGCGGACCTCTCCCGGGTGCCGGAAAGCATCTGGAAGGAAGCCAAGGTCCTCCTCCTCAACTACCCCAACAACCCCACGGGGGCCCTGGCGGACTGGGGCTACTTTGAGGAGGCCCTGGCCCTGGCGGAAAGGCATGGGCTTTGGCTGGTCCACGACAACCCCTACGTGGACCAGGTCTACCAGGGGGAGGCCCCCTCCCCCCTGGCCCTGCCCGGGGGAAAGGAGCGGGTGGTGGAGCTCTTTAGCCTCTCCAAGAGCTACAACCTGGCGGGCTTCCGCCTGGGCTTCGCCCTGGGGAACGAGGAGGCCATAGGGCGGCTGGAGCGGGTCAAGGGAGTGGTGGACTTCAACCAGTACGCGGGCATCCTGCGCATGGGGGTGGCGGCCCTCAAGACCCCGCGGGAGGTCACCCGGGGCTTCGCCCAGGTCTACCGGGAAAGGGCCTTGGGGATGGCCGAGGCCCTCGAGGGGGCCCTCAGCCTGCTTCCCCCCAAGGCCACCATGTACCTCTGGGGCCGCCTGCCCGAAGGGGTGGACGACCTGGAGTTCGCCCTAAGCCTGGTGGAGCGGGGCGTGGCCCTAGCCCCAGGCCGGGGGTTTGGCCCCGGGGGGAAGGGGTGGGTGCGCATCGCCCTGGTGCGGCCCCTAAAGGAGCTTCTGGAGGCCGCCCGCATCCTCAAGGAAGCCTTGGATTGA